From Salinibacterium sp. ZJ450, one genomic window encodes:
- a CDS encoding lamin tail domain-containing protein, translating into MTLTSRLHCRGALATLAALATTIPLLAAVPALAAEPPTTPVLPTVSINEVESDGDPDWIELVNTGAAPVDISGWAVKDDKDERTSTIPADTVLAPDGYYVIEEPVIDFGLGKEDTARVFLADGVTLVDSFAWTGHAVTSYGRCDDGTGTFGLTAVETKGLANDCEIPASAALLINEVESNGDAAGDWVELVNTSFLPVDASNLVLRDNKDASSLVIPAGTSIAAGGLFSILTEPAFGLGGEDSVRLFDTDGVTIIDQHSWATHATTSYGRCPGIDGFTETSAVTRDAVNECAAPTGADIIINEVESNGGTPGDWIELVNPTAAAVDLSGWIVRDNDDTRGATLPDGSVIAAGGYFVVEEATLGFGLGKADMARLYLSDGVTLIASAEWADHAATTFGRCADITGDFVTTTSSTKGAPNDCGLPVRINEVESSGDADDWVELVNNGAGAADVAGYVFKDSDDTHAYVLPAGTTIAAGGHLLITEAAFSFGLGKGDSARLFAPDGSLVDSYAWAAHSTTTYGRCADGTGAFADTREPTPGAVNACVGDVITSAWPGSADVATADLLDTFDGNMSGLVFEPASSGSAGSDVLWAVRNGVGTLFRLVQDGGQWVPDSGAEFGGNWLTGKVLHYADGTGDVDAEGVTVTAAGAAGGVYVASERDNDGSGSRPSVLRYELGASATSLSAVTEWNLVADLPALGSNAGLEGIAWIPDADVVAAGLVDQATGVAYDPAAYPAHGGGLFFVGVEANGMVYGYALMDDGSYQRVTEFASGFPGVMEVTFDAERDQLWVVCDDTCDGRTSVFEVAASGLFESITVYERPANMPNLNNEGFAIAPQASCVAGSKQVVYADDNNTDGHALRVGTIDCVESTNPTDPTDPTNPTVPTDPADPTDPTIPGLPAPGLPGTPAAPAAPNPNELTSATRGAISVPDLLHIGGTVTITVGKELAGQRVDLWLFSTPTHLGQEIVNAAGQVSVRIPTSVSAGEHHLAVVDANGQVIAWAPVTVAAAASPAVLPRTGGEPLGFLVGASGMLLAGGLLMMLRRRAATDG; encoded by the coding sequence GTGACCCTCACTTCCCGTCTCCATTGTCGGGGAGCGCTTGCCACGCTCGCCGCTCTCGCCACAACCATCCCGCTGCTGGCCGCCGTGCCGGCGCTCGCCGCCGAGCCACCGACAACCCCCGTCCTGCCGACCGTCTCGATCAATGAGGTCGAGTCCGACGGCGATCCCGACTGGATCGAGCTGGTCAACACCGGCGCAGCTCCGGTCGACATCTCGGGCTGGGCCGTGAAGGACGACAAGGACGAGCGCACGAGCACCATCCCGGCCGACACGGTTCTTGCCCCCGACGGCTACTACGTGATCGAGGAGCCGGTGATCGACTTCGGTCTCGGCAAGGAGGACACCGCCCGCGTCTTCCTGGCCGACGGCGTCACCCTCGTCGACTCCTTCGCCTGGACCGGCCACGCGGTCACCAGCTACGGCCGCTGCGACGACGGCACCGGCACGTTCGGGCTGACCGCGGTCGAAACCAAGGGTCTGGCGAATGACTGCGAGATTCCGGCATCCGCTGCTCTGCTGATCAACGAGGTGGAGTCCAACGGCGATGCGGCTGGCGACTGGGTCGAGCTGGTCAACACGTCGTTCCTGCCCGTGGATGCCTCGAACCTCGTGCTGCGCGACAACAAGGACGCGAGTTCCCTTGTGATCCCCGCCGGCACATCGATCGCCGCCGGCGGCTTGTTCAGTATCCTCACCGAGCCGGCGTTCGGGCTCGGCGGCGAGGACTCGGTCCGCCTGTTCGACACCGACGGTGTGACGATCATCGACCAGCACAGCTGGGCCACACACGCCACCACCAGCTACGGCCGCTGCCCCGGCATCGACGGCTTCACCGAGACCAGCGCGGTCACCCGCGACGCGGTCAACGAATGCGCCGCACCGACCGGCGCCGACATCATCATCAACGAGGTGGAGTCCAACGGCGGCACCCCCGGCGACTGGATCGAGCTGGTCAACCCCACCGCCGCCGCGGTCGACCTCAGCGGTTGGATCGTGCGCGACAACGACGACACCCGTGGCGCTACGCTGCCGGACGGTTCGGTGATCGCCGCCGGCGGTTACTTCGTGGTCGAAGAAGCGACGCTCGGCTTCGGCCTCGGCAAAGCCGACATGGCGCGCCTCTACCTCTCCGACGGGGTCACCCTGATCGCCTCCGCCGAGTGGGCCGACCACGCCGCCACGACCTTCGGCCGCTGCGCCGACATCACCGGCGACTTCGTCACCACGACATCCAGCACCAAGGGCGCCCCGAACGACTGCGGTCTGCCGGTGCGCATCAACGAGGTCGAGTCAAGCGGCGACGCCGACGACTGGGTCGAGCTGGTCAACAACGGTGCCGGCGCTGCGGATGTCGCGGGCTACGTGTTCAAGGATTCCGACGACACCCACGCCTACGTTCTTCCCGCTGGCACGACGATCGCCGCGGGAGGACACCTGCTGATCACCGAGGCTGCCTTCAGCTTCGGGCTGGGCAAGGGTGACTCGGCGCGACTGTTCGCACCCGACGGCAGCCTCGTCGACTCCTACGCCTGGGCCGCGCACTCCACCACCACCTACGGTCGCTGCGCCGACGGCACCGGAGCGTTCGCGGACACCCGCGAGCCCACCCCCGGCGCCGTCAACGCCTGCGTCGGTGATGTGATCACGTCGGCTTGGCCGGGATCAGCGGATGTCGCGACCGCCGACCTGCTCGACACCTTCGACGGCAACATGAGCGGTCTCGTGTTCGAGCCTGCCTCGAGCGGCTCCGCCGGCTCTGACGTGCTGTGGGCCGTGCGCAACGGGGTGGGCACGCTGTTCCGCCTCGTTCAGGACGGCGGCCAGTGGGTTCCCGACTCCGGGGCTGAGTTCGGTGGCAACTGGTTAACGGGCAAGGTTCTGCACTACGCAGACGGCACCGGTGACGTTGACGCTGAGGGTGTGACGGTCACGGCCGCAGGCGCGGCCGGCGGCGTGTACGTCGCTTCCGAGCGCGACAACGACGGGAGCGGCAGCCGCCCGTCGGTGCTGCGTTACGAGCTGGGCGCGTCTGCAACCTCGTTGTCTGCGGTGACCGAGTGGAACCTCGTCGCCGACCTGCCCGCGCTCGGCTCGAACGCTGGGCTCGAGGGCATCGCCTGGATTCCGGATGCCGACGTGGTTGCCGCTGGTCTTGTGGACCAGGCGACCGGCGTCGCATACGACCCGGCCGCCTACCCGGCTCACGGCGGAGGCCTGTTCTTCGTGGGCGTCGAGGCAAATGGCATGGTCTACGGCTACGCCCTGATGGATGACGGCAGCTACCAGAGGGTGACCGAGTTCGCCAGCGGCTTCCCCGGAGTGATGGAAGTCACCTTCGACGCCGAGCGCGACCAGCTGTGGGTTGTCTGCGACGACACCTGCGACGGCCGCACCTCGGTGTTCGAGGTCGCCGCGTCCGGTCTGTTCGAGTCGATTACCGTGTACGAGCGGCCCGCGAACATGCCGAACCTCAACAACGAGGGATTCGCGATTGCTCCGCAGGCGAGCTGTGTGGCTGGTTCGAAGCAGGTTGTGTACGCGGATGACAACAACACGGACGGGCACGCGCTGCGGGTAGGCACCATCGACTGTGTCGAGTCGACGAATCCGACCGACCCGACGGACCCGACGAACCCAACTGTCCCGACCGATCCGGCTGACCCGACTGACCCGACCATCCCGGGCCTGCCTGCACCCGGCCTGCCGGGAACGCCCGCCGCACCCGCAGCACCCAACCCGAACGAGCTGACCTCAGCCACGCGAGGCGCTATCTCGGTCCCCGACCTGCTGCACATTGGAGGCACGGTCACCATCACCGTCGGTAAGGAACTCGCCGGTCAGCGCGTAGACCTCTGGCTCTTCTCGACGCCGACCCACCTGGGTCAGGAGATCGTGAACGCGGCAGGGCAGGTCTCGGTCCGCATCCCCACTAGTGTCTCCGCCGGAGAACACCACCTCGCAGTGGTGGATGCCAACGGTCAGGTCATCGCGTGGGCTCCGGTCACCGTTGCGGCGGCGGCGTCGCCAGCCGTGCTGCCGCGCACCGGTGGTGAGCCGCTCGGCTTCCTCGTCGGAGCCAGCGGCATGCTGCTCGCGGGTGGGCTGCTCATGATGCTGCGGCGGCGGGCTGCCACTGACGGGTAA
- the kdgD gene encoding 5-dehydro-4-deoxyglucarate dehydratase has protein sequence MAKFSAQELPAALGNGLLSFPVTHFTADLSFDEKAFRAHVEYLDSFPVAGLFAAGGTGEFFSLQNSEVLQVLRATVESTAAETPVLAPAGRNIKDAIELIRGAEQAGADGVLLLPPYLTEASQEGLYEYVKAVAQSTDLGIIIYSRANAVYRAETVARLAAELPNLIGYKDGVGDIELMTRVFTKLGDRLLYIGGLPTAETFALPYLELGVSTYSSAMFNFVPQFALDFYAAVRARDHDTVYRGLRDFVLPYIAIRDNQPGYGVSIVKAGLESAGRSGGPVRPPLTNLTVGEQAELDALVSTVSAGMSSARVAS, from the coding sequence ATGGCGAAGTTTTCAGCCCAGGAGCTGCCCGCAGCACTCGGCAATGGCCTACTGTCGTTCCCGGTGACCCACTTCACCGCAGACCTGTCGTTCGACGAGAAGGCGTTCCGTGCCCACGTCGAATACCTCGACAGCTTCCCCGTCGCCGGCCTCTTCGCCGCCGGCGGCACCGGGGAGTTCTTCTCCCTGCAGAACAGTGAGGTGCTGCAGGTGCTGCGCGCCACGGTCGAGTCGACCGCAGCCGAGACGCCGGTACTCGCGCCGGCCGGTCGCAACATCAAGGACGCCATCGAGCTCATCCGCGGTGCCGAGCAGGCAGGCGCCGACGGCGTCCTGCTGCTTCCCCCGTACCTCACCGAGGCCAGCCAGGAGGGCCTCTACGAGTATGTGAAGGCCGTCGCGCAGTCCACTGATCTCGGCATCATCATCTACAGCCGCGCCAACGCGGTGTACCGGGCCGAGACCGTGGCGCGCCTCGCGGCCGAGCTGCCCAACCTGATCGGCTACAAGGACGGCGTCGGCGACATCGAGCTGATGACCCGCGTCTTCACGAAGCTGGGCGATCGACTGCTGTACATCGGTGGTCTCCCCACCGCCGAGACCTTCGCCCTGCCGTACCTCGAGCTCGGAGTGTCGACCTACTCCTCGGCCATGTTCAACTTCGTCCCGCAGTTCGCGCTCGACTTCTACGCGGCCGTCCGGGCCCGCGACCATGACACCGTCTACCGGGGCCTGCGCGACTTCGTGCTCCCCTACATCGCCATCCGCGACAACCAGCCCGGCTATGGCGTATCCATCGTCAAGGCCGGCCTCGAATCCGCCGGCCGGAGCGGCGGCCCGGTCCGCCCGCCACTGACCAACCTCACCGTCGGCGAGCAGGCTGAGCTCGATGCCTTGGTCAGCACCGTGTCCGCCGGCATGTCGTCAGCCCGGGTAGCGTCGTAG
- a CDS encoding aldehyde dehydrogenase (NADP(+)): MTDATTATVPLTGASLLGSSDVQGSGAVIHGVDPRTGETLQPGYPLIGAAEVDSAASLAAEAFRSYRQTTPEQRARFLESIADNIAALGDVLTDRVIAETGIVRGRVVGETARTVNQLRLFAAVLREGNWHEARIDPAQPDRQPLPRVDIRLRKVPLGPVAVFGASNFPLAFSVAGGDTASALASGSPVIVKAHSSHPGTSELVGRAIRAAVAEHGLHEGVFSLLFGSGSSAGIALVRDPRVKAVGFTGSRTAGLALVEAAANRPEPIPVYAEMSSINPVFILPGALAAGAGALGAGWVGSVTTGVGQLCTSPGLVFVPEGDAASEFIAAAATAISGVENSPMLSTGIAAAFNAGADAVKRHPGVALVAEAADRGDIAACSIPQLYVTDAATFLADDRLQAEMFGPGSIVITVRDSAQMVEILERLEGQLTVTIHSDGAEPGAAELLETAELKAGRVLFNGWPTGVEVGHAMVHGGPFPATSNGATTSVGTLAIDRFLRPVSYQNAPAALLPAELQDENPLGIWRKHDGRLRHA; this comes from the coding sequence ATGACGGATGCCACGACAGCGACAGTTCCCCTCACAGGGGCCTCGCTCCTCGGCAGCTCGGACGTGCAGGGCAGCGGTGCCGTGATCCACGGCGTCGACCCCCGCACCGGCGAAACCCTGCAGCCCGGTTACCCGCTGATCGGCGCGGCCGAGGTTGACAGTGCCGCGTCGCTCGCCGCCGAAGCGTTCCGCAGCTACCGGCAGACCACGCCGGAGCAGCGCGCCCGGTTCCTCGAGTCGATCGCCGACAACATCGCCGCCCTCGGCGACGTGCTCACCGATCGGGTGATCGCCGAAACCGGCATCGTCCGCGGCCGCGTCGTGGGCGAGACCGCCCGCACCGTCAACCAGCTGCGCCTGTTCGCGGCCGTGCTGCGCGAAGGTAACTGGCACGAGGCGCGCATCGACCCGGCGCAGCCGGATCGGCAGCCGCTACCGCGAGTGGACATCCGCCTGCGCAAGGTCCCGCTGGGGCCGGTCGCCGTGTTCGGCGCCAGCAACTTTCCGCTGGCCTTCTCCGTCGCCGGAGGCGACACCGCGTCGGCGCTGGCATCCGGTTCTCCGGTCATCGTCAAGGCGCACAGTTCGCACCCGGGAACCTCCGAGCTCGTCGGCCGCGCCATCCGTGCCGCGGTCGCCGAGCACGGGCTGCACGAGGGAGTCTTCTCGTTGCTGTTCGGCAGCGGCTCCAGCGCCGGCATCGCGCTGGTACGCGATCCCCGCGTCAAGGCGGTCGGGTTCACCGGCTCACGCACCGCCGGACTCGCGCTGGTCGAGGCCGCCGCGAACCGCCCGGAGCCCATCCCGGTGTACGCCGAGATGAGCAGCATCAATCCGGTCTTCATCCTGCCCGGCGCGTTGGCTGCCGGCGCGGGCGCCCTCGGCGCCGGCTGGGTCGGCTCGGTGACCACCGGCGTCGGGCAGCTCTGCACCAGCCCTGGCCTGGTCTTCGTACCCGAGGGTGACGCGGCATCCGAGTTCATCGCGGCCGCGGCGACCGCCATCTCGGGCGTCGAGAACTCGCCCATGCTCTCCACTGGCATCGCCGCGGCCTTCAACGCCGGGGCCGATGCGGTCAAGCGCCACCCGGGCGTGGCACTCGTGGCTGAGGCAGCCGACCGCGGCGACATCGCGGCCTGCAGCATCCCGCAGCTCTACGTCACCGACGCCGCCACGTTCCTCGCCGACGACCGCCTGCAGGCCGAAATGTTCGGCCCGGGCAGCATCGTGATCACGGTGCGCGACAGCGCCCAGATGGTCGAGATCCTGGAGCGGCTCGAAGGCCAGCTGACCGTCACGATCCACTCCGACGGCGCCGAACCGGGAGCGGCAGAACTGCTCGAGACGGCCGAGCTGAAGGCCGGCCGAGTGCTGTTCAACGGCTGGCCCACCGGGGTCGAGGTCGGGCACGCCATGGTGCACGGAGGCCCGTTCCCCGCGACATCCAACGGTGCCACGACATCCGTCGGCACCCTGGCCATCGACCGCTTCCTGCGGCCGGTCAGCTACCAGAACGCGCCGGCGGCGCTGCTTCCCGCTGAGTTGCAGGACGAGAACCCCCTGGGCATCTGGCGCAAACACGACGGCCGGCTCCGCCACGCATGA
- a CDS encoding tripartite tricarboxylate transporter substrate binding protein, producing the protein MKATTRRRGALAGTGLALSLALALTGCGNVTTASEPAEGDSYPTGPVTLTVGQSAGGSSDLIARAVAEHASDALGVAVPVVNKPGANGALATLEVASAKPDGQTLILLNASLFAITPLAVPESEAVSLDDVEVVAGISQDDYVLLANVDSGYQSIDDLKNAGKAFNFGTTGVGTGSQLAQSLVFKAAGIEGTDIPFDGGSPALVALLGNQVDLTVVQLGEAMPQIEAGKVTPIVVFSAERNQYLKDVPTATEEGYDVIVSQFRAIGAPKGTPEPILKKLREAFAEGFATDSYQDFNKQGLFTPAELDADKVVSSWTAAAKNYKSLTEEYDISMGGGN; encoded by the coding sequence GTGAAAGCTACGACTCGACGCCGGGGCGCACTCGCCGGCACCGGCCTCGCCCTCAGCCTGGCTCTCGCCCTCACCGGGTGTGGAAATGTCACAACGGCCAGCGAACCCGCCGAAGGCGACTCGTACCCCACCGGTCCGGTCACCCTGACGGTCGGCCAGTCGGCCGGGGGCAGCTCAGACCTCATTGCCCGCGCCGTGGCGGAGCACGCCTCCGACGCTCTCGGCGTGGCCGTCCCGGTCGTCAACAAGCCGGGCGCTAACGGCGCCCTGGCAACGCTGGAAGTCGCCTCCGCCAAGCCGGACGGCCAGACGCTCATCCTGCTCAACGCGTCGCTGTTCGCGATCACGCCGCTTGCCGTGCCCGAGTCCGAAGCGGTCTCGCTGGATGACGTCGAGGTGGTCGCCGGAATTTCGCAGGATGACTACGTGCTGCTGGCCAACGTGGACTCCGGCTACCAGAGCATCGACGACCTGAAGAACGCCGGCAAGGCATTCAACTTCGGCACCACCGGCGTCGGAACCGGCAGCCAGCTCGCCCAGTCGCTGGTGTTCAAGGCTGCGGGCATCGAGGGCACCGACATTCCGTTCGACGGCGGATCGCCTGCCCTCGTGGCGCTGCTCGGCAACCAGGTCGACCTGACCGTGGTGCAGCTCGGTGAAGCCATGCCGCAGATCGAGGCCGGCAAGGTCACCCCGATCGTCGTCTTCTCGGCCGAGCGCAACCAGTATCTCAAGGATGTACCCACCGCGACCGAGGAAGGCTACGACGTCATCGTCTCGCAGTTCCGCGCGATCGGCGCCCCGAAGGGCACCCCGGAGCCCATTCTGAAGAAGCTCCGCGAGGCGTTCGCGGAGGGCTTCGCCACGGACTCGTACCAGGACTTCAACAAGCAGGGGCTGTTCACCCCGGCTGAGCTCGACGCCGACAAGGTCGTCAGCAGCTGGACCGCCGCGGCCAAGAACTACAAGTCACTCACCGAGGAGTACGACATCTCGATGGGTGGCGGCAATTGA
- a CDS encoding enolase C-terminal domain-like protein, whose translation MSTRTPTISAVEVIPVAGRDSMLLNLSGAHGPYFTRNIVRLTDTSGNTGVGEVPGGEAIRQTLEDSRPLVEGTSLGNYLDTLRQVRSQFSSRDAAGRGQQTFDLRTTIHVVTALEAALLDLLGKHLEVPVAALLGEGQQRTSVDTLGYLFFVGDKNKTDLAYISDDDDTDAWGRVRREEALTPESVVRQAEAAYERYGFRDFKLKGGVLPAWEEVEAIKALAERFPEARVTLDPNGAWLLEEAIEVGRALSGVLAYAEDPVGSEGGYSGREVMAEFKRATGLPTATNMIATDWREMGHTIRSNAVDIPLADPHFWTMQGSVRVAQMCEAWGLRWGSHSNNHFDISLAMFTHVAAAAPGNITAIDTHWIWQDGQRLTTDPLQIVDGQIAVPTVPGLGVTIDDEELAAAHELYLREGLGARDDAVAMQYLVSDWEFDRKRPCLDRV comes from the coding sequence ATGAGCACACGCACGCCCACCATCAGCGCGGTCGAGGTTATCCCGGTCGCCGGACGCGACAGCATGCTGCTGAACCTGAGCGGCGCCCATGGCCCGTACTTCACCCGCAACATCGTTCGTCTCACCGACACCTCGGGCAACACCGGAGTCGGCGAGGTGCCCGGCGGTGAAGCCATCCGACAGACCCTCGAAGACTCCCGCCCCCTGGTCGAGGGAACGTCGCTGGGCAACTACCTCGACACCCTACGACAGGTGCGCAGCCAATTCTCCAGCCGGGACGCGGCCGGCCGTGGCCAGCAGACCTTCGACCTGCGCACCACCATCCACGTGGTGACCGCGCTCGAAGCCGCGCTGCTCGACCTGCTCGGCAAGCACCTTGAGGTGCCCGTGGCGGCGCTGCTCGGCGAGGGCCAGCAGCGCACGAGCGTCGACACGCTCGGCTACCTCTTCTTTGTCGGCGACAAGAACAAGACCGACCTCGCCTACATCTCCGACGATGACGACACGGATGCCTGGGGGCGGGTGCGCCGCGAAGAAGCTCTCACTCCCGAGTCCGTTGTGCGACAGGCCGAGGCAGCGTACGAGCGGTACGGTTTCCGCGACTTCAAGCTCAAGGGCGGCGTGCTGCCCGCCTGGGAAGAGGTCGAGGCCATCAAGGCGCTGGCCGAGCGTTTCCCCGAAGCGCGAGTGACCCTCGACCCCAACGGGGCCTGGCTACTGGAGGAGGCGATCGAGGTGGGACGTGCCCTCAGCGGCGTGCTCGCCTACGCCGAAGACCCCGTCGGTTCAGAGGGCGGCTACTCCGGCCGGGAGGTCATGGCCGAGTTCAAGCGCGCGACCGGCCTGCCCACGGCGACGAACATGATCGCGACCGACTGGCGGGAAATGGGCCACACCATCCGCTCAAACGCCGTCGACATCCCGCTGGCCGACCCGCACTTCTGGACCATGCAGGGTTCGGTGCGCGTGGCGCAGATGTGCGAAGCCTGGGGTCTGCGCTGGGGGTCGCACTCCAACAACCACTTCGACATCTCGCTGGCGATGTTCACCCACGTGGCCGCGGCCGCTCCCGGCAACATCACCGCGATCGACACGCACTGGATCTGGCAGGACGGCCAGCGCCTCACCACCGACCCGCTGCAGATCGTGGACGGCCAGATCGCGGTTCCGACCGTTCCGGGCCTCGGTGTGACGATCGACGACGAAGAACTGGCCGCAGCGCACGAGCTGTACCTGCGCGAGGGCCTCGGCGCCCGCGACGATGCCGTGGCGATGCAGTACCTGGTGTCTGACTGGGAGTTCGACCGCAAGCGGCCGTGCCTGGACCGGGTGTAA
- a CDS encoding tripartite tricarboxylate transporter permease produces the protein MDFLGPIINGFGVVLQPENLLYCLIGVIIGMLIGVLPGLGPAATIAILLPLTYGVEPVTAIIMLAGIFYGAQYGGTVTSVLLRLPGEASSVVTVFDGHALAKQGKAGTALGIAAIGSFIGGTVSILALTVLAPIVAGFALDFGPPEYTALALLGILLVATVSNGDKLKALIAATVGLLLATVGRDMFTGASRFTFDNLSLADGLDFVPIAMGIFGLGEILYNLEQRHKAVTAPVKVANVWPSRKDLKQSSGAIGRGSVIGFVLGILPGGGAVLSSLVAYAVEKRRAKQPERFGRGAVEGVAAPESANNAAATSSFIPLLTLGIPANATMAIMFGALLIQGVTPGPQLVDQHPDLFWGVINSMYIGNILLLIMSIPLVGIFVKILRIRPGILAPITVLITLLGVYTINNSMFDMALVIFFGAVGYLMKKFGFEAGPLVLAYVLGSLLEGSLRQSLRIFGGDVTEFFTRPISGVLLAAFVLIAILPALKKLWKRRRRNLSKRTDAGDETVTAGDDAAPAEPTEPANIPR, from the coding sequence ATGGACTTCCTCGGTCCGATCATCAACGGTTTCGGCGTGGTGCTGCAGCCCGAAAACCTGCTCTACTGCCTCATCGGCGTCATCATCGGCATGCTGATCGGCGTGCTGCCCGGCCTCGGCCCGGCAGCGACGATCGCGATCCTGCTGCCGCTCACCTACGGGGTCGAGCCGGTCACCGCCATCATCATGCTGGCCGGCATCTTCTACGGCGCGCAGTACGGCGGCACGGTCACCTCTGTGCTGCTCCGGCTACCCGGTGAAGCGTCATCCGTCGTCACGGTCTTCGACGGCCACGCCCTGGCCAAACAGGGAAAGGCGGGCACCGCGCTCGGCATCGCCGCAATCGGCTCGTTCATCGGCGGGACAGTATCGATCCTCGCCCTGACCGTGCTCGCCCCGATCGTGGCGGGATTCGCCCTGGACTTCGGCCCACCCGAATACACCGCCCTGGCCCTCCTCGGCATTCTGCTGGTGGCCACCGTCAGCAACGGCGACAAACTGAAGGCCCTCATCGCCGCCACTGTCGGCCTGCTGCTGGCCACGGTCGGGCGCGACATGTTCACCGGCGCCTCGCGGTTCACCTTCGACAACCTGTCCCTGGCCGACGGCCTCGACTTCGTGCCGATCGCGATGGGAATCTTCGGACTCGGCGAGATCCTGTACAACCTGGAACAGCGACACAAAGCGGTCACCGCTCCCGTCAAGGTGGCCAATGTCTGGCCGTCGCGCAAGGACCTCAAGCAGTCCTCCGGCGCCATCGGCCGCGGTTCGGTCATCGGCTTCGTGCTCGGCATCCTCCCCGGCGGCGGCGCCGTGCTGTCCTCCCTGGTCGCGTACGCCGTCGAGAAGCGACGGGCCAAGCAGCCCGAGCGCTTCGGGCGTGGCGCGGTGGAAGGTGTGGCCGCTCCCGAGTCGGCCAACAACGCCGCGGCGACCTCCTCGTTCATCCCCCTGCTGACCCTGGGCATCCCCGCCAACGCCACCATGGCGATCATGTTCGGCGCGCTGCTGATCCAGGGTGTGACGCCCGGTCCACAGCTGGTTGACCAACACCCCGATCTGTTCTGGGGCGTCATCAACTCGATGTACATCGGCAACATTCTGCTGCTCATCATGAGCATCCCGCTGGTCGGCATCTTCGTGAAGATCCTCCGCATCCGGCCCGGCATCCTGGCCCCGATCACGGTGCTGATCACCCTGCTCGGCGTGTACACGATCAACAACAGCATGTTCGACATGGCGCTGGTGATCTTCTTCGGCGCCGTCGGGTACCTGATGAAGAAGTTCGGGTTCGAGGCGGGCCCGCTGGTGCTGGCCTACGTGCTCGGCTCGCTGCTCGAAGGCTCCCTCCGGCAGTCGCTGCGCATCTTCGGCGGCGATGTCACCGAATTCTTTACCCGACCGATTTCCGGAGTGCTGCTGGCGGCCTTCGTGTTGATCGCGATCCTGCCCGCACTCAAGAAGCTGTGGAAGCGACGCCGCCGAAACCTTTCCAAGCGGACGGATGCCGGCGACGAGACTGTCACCGCTGGCGACGACGCAGCCCCCGCCGAGCCCACAGAGCCGGCAAACATCCCTCGCTAA
- a CDS encoding tripartite tricarboxylate transporter TctB family protein, giving the protein MTSPHGEGTGAGGSDLAAPGPRVNAGTPNTVTPDVATPDAAGIEQLVAEWEADKPPAAGPAANVAAAVVVGAIGIAGIVGSLAMGLGTPSDPHAGMWPFIVCVILVLLAVALAVFGRGVTDAEKFSHQSWAVLGGLVSLIALVMFIPVVGFEIPSLLLTFIWLRFLGKESWKMSTILSVVIVAAFYGIFVLLLGVSLPHLF; this is encoded by the coding sequence TTGACCTCACCTCACGGTGAGGGAACCGGTGCCGGGGGCAGCGATCTCGCCGCCCCCGGCCCTCGGGTCAACGCTGGGACACCGAATACCGTGACGCCGGATGTCGCGACGCCGGATGCCGCGGGCATCGAGCAACTCGTGGCCGAGTGGGAGGCGGACAAGCCGCCCGCTGCGGGCCCCGCTGCCAACGTCGCCGCCGCCGTTGTGGTCGGCGCGATCGGGATCGCCGGCATCGTCGGCTCGCTCGCTATGGGGCTCGGCACCCCATCCGACCCGCACGCCGGCATGTGGCCGTTCATCGTGTGCGTCATCCTGGTTCTGCTCGCTGTCGCCCTCGCCGTGTTCGGACGCGGCGTCACCGACGCCGAGAAGTTCTCCCACCAGAGTTGGGCCGTCCTCGGCGGACTGGTCAGCCTGATCGCCCTGGTGATGTTCATCCCGGTGGTGGGGTTCGAGATCCCCTCGCTGCTGCTCACGTTCATCTGGCTGCGGTTCCTCGGCAAGGAATCCTGGAAGATGTCAACGATCCTGAGCGTGGTCATCGTCGCCGCCTTCTACGGCATATTCGTTCTGCTGCTCGGCGTTTCACTGCCGCACCTGTTCTAG